In Mucilaginibacter celer, one DNA window encodes the following:
- a CDS encoding SusC/RagA family TonB-linked outer membrane protein produces the protein MKFKHLLNKLILPLLCVFMCFNNTYAQTVSLKGKVTDEKGEAVAGASVKLKGTNKGSVTNVSGAFEISYTGNGTLVVSAIGYTTAEVKLSGQTTINITINSDSKALNEVVVTALGIKRDKRILTYSTQEIKSESITQSKEPNIANAIAGKVSGVQVTSSSGTPGSSARIQIRGNTSFYGTNEPLMVIDGVPVDNSETGNLNSGPGTNRIADIDPSIIASINVLKGAASTALYGSKGANGVVMITTKNGALNKKPLITFTSDFSFENPLLPQIQNKYSQGTNGIYYNGETQKTSTSWGARMDTLKINGQPAKVYNQSDLFFKTGHTYNNTVNIGGGNNSSTYLVSYSNFNQQGTVPTTKFLRNTFFAKYSTHILDNLNTTFQLNYSNSQNDRLPEGYALESPVWTIFTAPVSYNLQPSTNADGTQRLYRFSRNNPYWVLDNIKNHSGVNRFLPTFTADYKPLPWLTITERFGADIYTEMDRYHESTQSVSNPNGRLVDQNTNYRQLNNDLIVSANKQFGDFNVDLVLGNNILSSYSENTYANGVGLTVPGLYNMSSASTVTYKENSYLSRKVGFYLQSNIEYKRFLILSLTGRYDGNSVLSTEHNFYPYGSAATSFIFSEFFSPEFSKIMNLGKVRVSYGTVGNDGGIGPYGLLTSYNIATIRNLTFPYAGQAGFLISDIYGNPKLKNERINEFETGFEAGFFNNRISLEASFYSKKTIDGIIPSVAIAPSTGYAYTSVNSAIMRNRGIEILLNVNPVKTRDFNWDLTFNFTRNRNKVLYIYQDQQQLGNGFNFITVGQPYGVIYGTRYARNAAGKILTGDDGLPFADDNQGIIGNINPKWLGGINNGFRYKQFNFSFFFDIKHGGDIQNNVDGYGYFYGTPKVTENRGPRVVDGINATTGQPNTVSVNGQQYYQRINGVLESVIQDGSYVKLRNVSLGYTLKPSWLAKSPFKSATFSVTGRNLWIHAPHFTGGDPEVSSFGASNGSQGIYSFSTPTSKSVDFSLKVTL, from the coding sequence ATGAAGTTTAAACATTTACTCAACAAGCTCATTTTGCCCTTGTTATGTGTATTTATGTGTTTTAATAACACTTATGCGCAAACAGTTTCGTTAAAAGGTAAAGTAACCGACGAGAAAGGCGAAGCCGTGGCTGGTGCCTCGGTTAAATTAAAAGGAACCAACAAAGGTTCGGTAACCAACGTCAGCGGCGCGTTCGAAATAAGTTACACCGGCAACGGCACTTTAGTAGTATCGGCTATAGGCTATACTACTGCCGAAGTTAAGCTTAGCGGGCAAACCACTATCAACATAACTATTAACAGCGATAGTAAAGCCCTGAACGAGGTGGTTGTAACCGCCCTGGGCATCAAACGCGATAAACGCATCCTGACGTACAGCACCCAGGAAATAAAAAGCGAATCGATAACCCAATCAAAAGAGCCTAATATCGCAAACGCTATCGCTGGTAAGGTATCCGGTGTGCAGGTAACCAGCTCATCAGGTACGCCGGGTAGCTCGGCCCGGATCCAAATCAGGGGGAACACCTCTTTTTATGGTACCAACGAACCCTTAATGGTAATTGACGGTGTACCGGTTGATAACTCGGAAACAGGTAACCTCAACTCCGGCCCCGGCACCAACCGTATTGCCGATATCGATCCATCCATCATTGCAAGCATCAACGTGTTAAAAGGCGCGGCATCAACAGCACTTTATGGTTCGAAAGGTGCCAACGGCGTGGTAATGATCACCACAAAAAACGGCGCGCTTAATAAAAAACCATTGATCACTTTCACCTCCGACTTTTCGTTCGAAAACCCTTTGCTTCCGCAAATTCAGAACAAATACTCGCAAGGTACCAATGGCATTTATTACAACGGCGAAACCCAGAAAACCAGCACCTCATGGGGTGCACGTATGGATACGCTAAAAATAAACGGGCAGCCGGCAAAGGTTTATAACCAGTCTGATCTGTTTTTTAAAACCGGTCACACTTACAATAATACAGTCAATATAGGCGGCGGTAATAACAGTTCAACTTATTTGGTATCGTACTCAAACTTTAACCAGCAGGGTACGGTGCCAACCACCAAATTTTTGCGCAATACTTTCTTTGCCAAATACAGTACGCATATTTTAGATAACCTGAATACCACTTTTCAGCTAAATTATTCAAACTCTCAAAACGACAGGCTACCCGAAGGCTATGCTTTGGAAAGCCCGGTATGGACAATCTTCACCGCACCGGTATCTTATAACCTGCAACCGTCAACAAACGCCGATGGCACGCAGCGCCTGTACCGTTTTTCGCGTAACAACCCTTATTGGGTGTTGGATAATATCAAAAACCACTCGGGCGTAAACCGCTTCCTGCCGACATTTACGGCCGACTATAAGCCATTACCATGGTTAACAATAACCGAGCGTTTTGGTGCCGATATTTATACCGAGATGGATCGTTATCACGAATCAACCCAATCGGTATCAAACCCTAACGGCCGTTTGGTTGATCAAAACACCAACTATCGCCAACTCAATAACGATTTAATAGTTAGCGCCAACAAGCAGTTTGGTGATTTTAATGTTGATTTGGTGCTGGGCAACAACATCCTTTCAAGCTATTCTGAAAACACCTATGCCAACGGGGTTGGTTTAACAGTACCTGGGCTTTATAATATGTCGTCGGCATCAACGGTTACTTATAAAGAAAACTCGTACCTATCACGCAAAGTAGGCTTTTACCTGCAATCAAATATCGAATACAAACGCTTCCTGATATTGTCATTAACCGGCAGGTATGATGGCAACTCGGTACTATCAACCGAGCATAATTTTTACCCTTATGGCTCGGCCGCAACCAGCTTTATATTTTCGGAGTTTTTTAGCCCCGAGTTTTCAAAAATCATGAACCTGGGTAAGGTACGGGTATCGTACGGTACGGTTGGTAATGATGGCGGAATTGGCCCTTATGGTTTGCTAACCTCTTATAATATCGCAACCATCCGCAACCTTACCTTCCCTTATGCCGGGCAGGCCGGCTTCCTGATCAGCGATATATACGGTAACCCAAAGCTGAAAAACGAGCGTATCAACGAGTTTGAGACAGGTTTTGAAGCCGGGTTCTTCAATAATCGAATCAGTTTGGAGGCATCTTTCTACAGCAAAAAAACTATCGACGGTATTATCCCTTCGGTAGCTATAGCGCCATCAACAGGCTACGCTTATACCAGCGTTAACTCGGCAATAATGCGTAACCGTGGCATCGAGATTTTATTGAACGTAAACCCGGTAAAAACCCGCGATTTTAACTGGGACCTCACCTTCAACTTTACCCGCAACCGCAACAAGGTATTATACATTTACCAGGATCAGCAGCAACTGGGTAATGGTTTTAATTTTATTACCGTTGGCCAGCCTTATGGCGTAATATATGGTACCCGCTACGCACGTAACGCCGCAGGCAAAATACTTACCGGCGATGATGGCCTGCCTTTTGCCGATGACAACCAGGGTATAATTGGCAACATTAACCCTAAATGGTTAGGTGGCATCAACAACGGTTTCAGGTATAAGCAATTTAACTTCAGCTTCTTTTTTGATATTAAACACGGCGGCGATATTCAGAACAACGTTGATGGCTACGGCTACTTTTACGGAACGCCTAAAGTTACCGAAAACCGCGGCCCGCGTGTTGTTGACGGTATAAATGCCACTACCGGGCAGCCCAATACGGTATCGGTTAACGGGCAGCAATATTATCAGCGCATTAACGGTGTCCTCGAATCGGTTATTCAGGATGGCAGCTATGTTAAATTGCGTAATGTAAGCCTGGGCTATACCTTAAAACCATCGTGGTTAGCTAAAAGCCCTTTTAAATCGGCTACGTTTAGTGTAACCGGCCGTAACCTTTGGATCCATGCGCCACACTTTACCGGCGGCGACCCGGAAGTTAGCTCGTTCGGTGCCTCAAACGGTTCGCAGGGTATTTATTCGTTCTCAACCCCAACCTCAAAATCAGTTGATTTTAGCCTGAAGGTAACCCTGTAA